One segment of Solanum stenotomum isolate F172 chromosome 1, ASM1918654v1, whole genome shotgun sequence DNA contains the following:
- the LOC125852386 gene encoding ferric reduction oxidase 2-like, whose translation MFELFFYTHHFYILFVVFFVFHVGVSYACIMLPGFFLFMVDRFLRFLQSRSNVRLVSARVLPCETLELNFSKTKGLSYTPTSIMFVNVPSISKLQWHPFTITSSSNLEPEKISVAIKGEGSWSKKLYQMISSPNSVDRLNVSVEGPYGPPSTHFLRHDLLVMVSGGSGITPFISIIRELIHTSESQKCKTPEILLISVFKNSEDLTMLDLLLPISGAPSETCKLGLQIEAFVTREKQPVSTEDKKNLRTIWFKPNPSDEPITPILGQNNWLWLGAIISCSFIIFLISLGILNRYYIYPIDKNTNDIFSYPIKAVLNMLIICISIVITSSAAFVWNKRQSGTDAKQIQNMEGATPMASPNSWFYNADREMESLPQQSLFQSTNLHFGERPDLKRLLFERKESSVGVLVCGPKKMRHEVATICSSGLASNLHFESISFSW comes from the exons ATGTTTGAACTCTTCTTCTACACTCATCATTTCTACATTCTCTTTGTCGTCTTTTTCGTCTTCCATGTTGGTGTCTCTTATGCTTGCATCATGCTTCCCGGTTTCTTCCTCTTCATGGTTGATCGATTCTTGAGATTCTTACAGTCACGATCAAATGTTCGTTTAGTCTCTGCTCGTGTTCTACCATGTGAAACTCTTGAGCTGAATTTCTCCAAGACTAAAG GTTTAAGTTACACACCGACTAGCATCATGTTTGTGAATGTACCTAGCATTTCAAAATTGCAATGGCATCCTTTTACAATCACTTCAAGTAGTAATTTGGAGCCAGAGAAGATCAGTGTTGCCATTAAGGGTGAAGGAAGTTGGTCCAAAAAGCTCTACCAGATGATCTCTTCCCCTAATTCTGTCGATCGTCTTAATGTCTCTGTTGAAGGACCTTATGGACCTCCTTCCACACATTTTCTAAG GCATGATTTATTGGTTATGGTAAGTGGAGGAAGTGGAATTACCCCTTTCATCTCCATAATTAGGGAGCTAATCCACACAAGTGAGTCACAAAAATGCAAGACACCAGAAATCCTACTCATCAGTGTGTTCAAGAACTCGGAAGATCTCACCATGTTGGACCTTCTCCTTCCTATATCCGGTGCCCCATCTGAAACTTGTAAATTGGGGTTACAAATTGAGGCTTTTGTAACAAGAGAAAAGCAACCTGTGTCGACAGAAGACAAGAAGAACTTGAGGACCATATGGTTCAAGCCCAACCCATCTGATGAGCCTATCACTCCAATTCTTGGACAAAACAATTGGCTCTGGCTTGGTGCTATCATATCAtgttccttcatcattttcttgatttcccTGGGAATCTTGAATAGATATTACATATATCCAATCGACAAAAATACTAATGATATATTTTCTTATCCAATAAAGGCCGTGTTGAATATGCTAATCATTTGCATATCTATAGTCATCACAAGTAGTGCTGCATTTGTTTGGAACAAGAGACAGAGTGGCACTGATGCAAAACAGATTCAGAACATGGAAGGTGCAACTCCTATGGCTTCGCCTAATTCTTGGTTCTATAATGCTGATAGGGAGATGGAAAGTTTGCCCCAACAGTCACTTTTTCAATCAACTAATCTCCATTTTGGTGAAAGGCCTGACCTCAAAA GACTGTTGTTTGAGAGGAAAGAATCAAGTGTTGGAGTTTTGGTGTGTGGCCCAAAAAAGATGAGACATGAAGTTGCTACCATATGTTCATCTGGTTTAGCATCCAACCTTCATTTTGAGTCTATCAGCTTCAgttggtga
- the LOC125852362 gene encoding ferric reduction oxidase 2-like: MEVMNKRSSSFSDGKIRMIQGALLALALTLFLGNLMMWIIMPTFTYYQKWVPVLVAATNSTFFDIQGTIMMNFTFPILFIAVLGCLYVHLEKKKSDIVTSSYRNKDWLKILKKPKIIKPLGIVTWIELFFLAMFIILCVWYFSAFVYFHYSTITTYAATKGVEVWQARIDRLALVIGLTGNICLTFLFYPVSRGSSILPLLGLTSEGSIKYHIWLGHMAMTLFTIHGLLFILFWAVSGRLHEMLTWDPHYISNVPGELGLLVGLILWATTFPAIRRRMFELFFYTHYLYILFMVFYLLHTGMFYACIMLPGFFLFLIDRYLRFLQSKQKVRLISARVLTCETLELNFSKISGLEYSPTSIMFLNVPSISKLQWHPFTVTSNSNLESDTISVVIKCEGSWTKKLYSVMSLPSSVNRLDVSVEGPYGPASTHFLRHDTLVLISGGSGITPFISIIRELIYMSSTLKCKTPKILLVSMFRNTSQLSMLDLLHPIAGTPSGCSSNLDLQIEAYITRETEPAQEKSEPLRTILFKPDHSDAPITPILGQNNWLWLAAIISSSFALYLLFVGLLYQYYVYPMDHGTNKVFPYHTRALFNMLFIAAAIVIAASAAFLWNKKKSARETKQIQDMADSAKSLNSLLAYADQELESLPQQSLDKSIKTHYGHRPDLKRILLEVKGSSVGVLASGPKTLRHDVAAICSSGLVENLHFESISFTW, translated from the exons ATGGAGGTGATGAATAAGAGATCATCATCATTTTCTGATGGGAAAATTAGAATGATACAAGGAGCATTATTAGCTTTAGCACTTACACTATTTCTTGGGAATTTAATGATGTGGATTATTATGCCAACCTTTACATATTATCAAAAATGGGTTCCTGTTCTTGTTGCTGCCACCAATTCCACATTCTTTGATATCCAAG GTACCATTATGATGAACTTCACATTCCCAATCTTATTCATAGCTGTTTTGGGCTGTCTTTATGTCCATctagagaagaaaaaaagtgatattGTCACTTCATCATATCG CAATAAAGATTGGCTGAAGATATTGAAGAAGCCAAAAATCATCAAACCATTAGGAATAGTGACATGGATAGAACTATTTTTTCTAGCCATGTTCATTATTCTCTGTGTTTGGTATTTCTCAGCATTTGTCTATTTTCACTATAGTACCATTACTACTTATGCAGCAACTAAAGGAGTTGAAGT GTGGCAAGCAAGAATTGATAGGTTGGCTTTAGTGATAGGGCTAACAGGGAATATATGTTTAACATTTCTATTTTATCCAGTGAGTAGAGGCTCTTCAATTTTGCCTCTTTTGGGATTAACTTCAGAAGGCAGCATCAAATATCATATATGGTTGGGACATATGGCTATGACTCTTTTCACTATTCATGGTCTTCTTTTTATTCTCTTTTGGGCTGTCTCTGGGAGATTACATGAG ATGTTGACATGGGATCCACATTACATATCAAATGTACCTGGAGAACTTGGTTTACTAGTTGGATTAATATTGTGGGCTACAACATTTCCAGCAATTAGAAGAAGAATGTTTGAACTCTTCTTCTACACACATTATCTCTACATTCTATTCATGGTTTTCTACCTACTCCACACTGGAATGTTCTATGCCTGCATTATGCTTCCTGGTTTCTTCCTCTTCTTGATCGATCGATACTTGAGATTCTTGCAATCCAAGCAAAAAGTTCGTTTGATTTCAGCCCGAGTTTTGACTTGTGAAACTCTTGAACTCAACTTCTCCAAAATATCAG GTTTGGAGTACTCTCCGACGAGCATTATGTTCCTAAATGTGCCAAGCATTTCCAAATTGCAGTGGCATCCATTCACTGTAACTTCAAACAGTAACTTAGAATCAGATACAATTAGTGTTGTCATTAAATGTGAAGGAAGTTGGACTAAGAAGCTTTACAGTGTCATGTCTTTGCCTTCCTCTGTCAATCGTCTTGATGTTTCTGTTGAAGGACCCTATGGACCTGCTTCCACTCATTTCCTAAG GCATGATACATTGGTGTTGATCAGTGGAGGAAGTGGAATAACTCCATTCATTTCAATCATCAGAGAGCTGATTTATATGAGCTCAACACTGAAATGCAAAACTCCCAAGATCTTATTAGTTAGTATGTTCAGGAACACTTCACAACTCTCAATGTTAGACCTTCTTCATCCTATAGCAGGCACTCCTTCAGGATGTTCTTCTAATCTTGACCTACAAATTGAGGCTTATATAACCAGAGAGACTGAGCCAGCACAAGAAAAATCTGAACCCCTACGGACGATTTTGTTCAAACCTGACCACTCTGATGCACCCATAACCCCCATTTTAGGCCAGAATAACTGGCTCTGGCTTGCTGCTATAATATCGTCTTCGTTTGCTCTGTACCTTCTATTTGTGGGACTTCTTTACCAATACTATGTTTACCCTATGGATCATGGTACTAATAAGGTATTCCCATACCACACAAGGGCTTTGTTCAACATGTTGTTTATAGCAGCTGCTATAGTAATTGCAGCAAGTGCAGCCTTCCTATGGAACAAGAAGAAAAGTGCTAGGGAAACTAAGCAGATTCAGGACATGGCAGATTCAGCAAAATCTTTAAACTCGTTATTAGCTTATGCTGATCAAGAGCTAGAAAGTCTTCCTCAACAATCGCTCGACAAATCTATCAAGACACATTATGGCCACCGACCTGATCTCAAGA GAATATTGCTAGAAGTTAAAGGATCAAGTGTTGGAGTACTTGCCTCTGGACCGAAGACCTTGAGGCATGACGTAGCAGCCATTTGCTCATCTGGGTTGGTTGAAAATCTGCACTTCGAGTCCATCAGCTTCACCTGGTGA